In Candidatus Obscuribacterales bacterium, the following are encoded in one genomic region:
- a CDS encoding diguanylate cyclase — protein LDTRINHFDAFKDVYGFVAGDDVLRFTAMLMGEVVDQFGTPKDFIGHAGGDNFIIILDEQVASAVHQNLKSRFAEEVLTHYNFMDREQGFLVAADDRGREVQSPLMEMAIGMVSPAQYQFADIREITELAAEARRNES, from the coding sequence TTAGACACCCGCATCAATCATTTTGATGCCTTTAAAGATGTCTATGGATTTGTCGCCGGTGATGATGTCTTGCGCTTCACCGCCATGCTGATGGGCGAGGTGGTAGATCAATTTGGCACACCCAAAGATTTTATCGGTCATGCCGGAGGGGATAATTTCATCATCATCCTTGACGAGCAAGTTGCATCAGCCGTCCACCAAAATCTCAAATCCCGCTTTGCCGAGGAAGTGCTCACCCACTACAACTTTATGGATCGGGAGCAAGGGTTTCTTGTGGCGGCAGATGACCGCGGGCGAGAGGTGCAGTCACCTTTGATGGAAATGGCGATTGGTATGGTCTCACCTGCGCAGTATCAATTTGCCGATATACGCGAAATTACCGAACTGGCAGCTGAGGCGCGCCGAAACGAGAGTTAG